One segment of Ricinus communis isolate WT05 ecotype wild-type chromosome 8, ASM1957865v1, whole genome shotgun sequence DNA contains the following:
- the LOC8264022 gene encoding LOW QUALITY PROTEIN: receptor-like protein kinase At5g59670 (The sequence of the model RefSeq protein was modified relative to this genomic sequence to represent the inferred CDS: inserted 2 bases in 1 codon) codes for MYLFTPTALKPTFLYKMKELTEILAVVLGMMIMYSFQAYSQDPFNDLRIDCGASKSTPATDNDSVFWLPDDSYIKTGKNHLLTCSQNFRPLNILRYFPDGNKSCYNLPFYVSDKKFLFRAGFYYGNYDALLTPPIFNLETDGNLWAAVTTSMSEDEPIYHEMVYKINGDTSQVCLVRTSDDVPFISSLEAIYFLMDNLYHLYGLMENKTALLLHSRINYGANDSIGQLANQDECCNRXGSDYLNLVSNPIFRGFAYDENEPPWPLLSTAIQTKNVSDSITLPVDFSPQTSVVAYFIFYFRDPIYRYPELTGTCEISVNSQKLGVTDVPAQNTTSYVLSFYPVQINGSANVTISAVEGPKLAPLLNCTEVFSVISVTNTSKAGYLPNLSVSLCLIILHLLAIIVFGI; via the exons ATGTATCTTTTCACTCCTACTGCACTGAAACCAACCTTTCTCTACAAAATGAAAGAACTGACAGAAATTCTGGCTGTGGTATTGGGAATGATGATCATGTATAGCTTCCAGGCCTATTCCCAGG ACCCCTTTAACGATTTGAGGATTGACTGTGGAGCATCAAAGAGTACTCCAGCAACAGATAATGATTCTGTGTTTTGGCTTCCTGATGATAGTTACATAAAAACTGGAAAAAACCATCTCCTCACTTGCAGCCAGAACTTTAGACCATTGAACATCCTAAGATATTTCCCTGATGGTAATAAGTCCTGCTACAACTTGCCATTTTATGTATCGGACAAAAAGTTCCTATTTCGAGCTGGGTTTTACTATGGTAACTATGATGCCCTTTTAACGCCTCCAATTTTCAATTTGGAGACAGATGGGAATTTATGGGCAGCAGTAACAACTTCTATGAGTGAAGATGAGCCAATTTATCATGAAATGGTTTACAAGATCAATGGAGATACTTCACAAGTGTGTTTGGTTCGTACTAGTGATGATGttccttttatttcttcaCTTGAAGCCATATATTTTCTCATGGATAATCTTTATCATCTTTATGGGTTGATGGAGAACAAGACGGCTTTGCTGCTTCATAGCAGGATCAATTATGGTGCAAACGACAGCATTGG GCAACTTGCAAATCAGGATGAATGTTGCAACCG AGGGTCTGACTATCTGAACTTAGTCTCCAACCCCATCTTTCGTGGATTTGCATATGATGAAAATGAACCACCATGGCCTCTTCTATCAACTGCGATACAAACTAAAAATGTCTCAGATTCCATCACTTTACCAGTAGACTTTTCTCCTCAAACCTCAGTAGTGGCctactttattttctattttagggACCCAATTTATAGATATCCTGAATTAACTGGTACATGTGAGATTTCCGTAAACAGCCAAAAATTAGGTGTCACAGATGTTCCAGCCCAAAACACAACTTCCTATGTGCTGTCATTTTATCCAGTTCAGATTAATGGTTCAGCTAATGTAACAATCTCTGCTGTAGAGGGCCCCAAATTAGCACCACTTCTTAATTGTACGGAAGTATTCTCTGTAATCAGTGTGACTAATACATCCAAGGCTGGATATTTGCCAAACTTATCTGTTTCACTATGTTTGATCATTCTTCATCTGTTGGCTATTATTGTTTTTGGTATTTGA